The Mycobacterium haemophilum DSM 44634 sequence TTACGCCGTCCTCTTGCCGGCTGAGCTCGGCGAGTTCCGCATCGAGCGCGGCTACGCGGTTGATGACGCGGGGCGAATGGGTACCGGCCATAGCAGCGGGGTCCCGAGCCGGCGGCTACGTCAAGGACAAGATCGCCGGAACGAATACCGGTGGTAGCGCACAGGGTTGGGCCAAGTACCGCCAGAACCTCGCCGTTGCGGGCAGGAATTTTCGACCGGTACCTTCGATCGCGGTCTGTGGCAATAGTGTGTGAGTGCAATAGTCTATAATTGCCACACTATAGGGCTGTTACACTTTCTATGCTTTAGCCTGGGTAGTACGACAACGACGTTGGCGGCCCGAGAAGGGCTCTGGACATGGGGGCATGATGGCAACGGAAAATGCGGCGGCAGTTGACGAGTCGTTGGATGGCATCACCGATGCCTTGCTGACGGCGTCCCGGTTGCTGGTCGCTGTCTCGGCTCACTCGATCGGCGAGGTCGACGAGACGATCACCATTCCGCAGTTCCGAACGCTGGTGATCTTGTCCAATCGGGGGCCGGTCAACCTGGCCACCTTGGCTGGTTTGTTGGGTGTGCAACCGTCGGCCACTGGCCGGATGGTCGATCGGCTGGTCGCCGCCGGGCTGATCGATCGCCTGCCGCACCCGACCTCGCGGCGGGAACTGCTCGCCGCGTTGACCAAGCGTGGACGGGAGATCGTCGGGCGGGTCACCTCGCAGCGGCGTGCCGAAATCGCGCGAATCGTCGAAAAAATGCCACCTCCCGAACGTCACGGGCTGGTACGGGCTTTGACGGCATTCAGCGCCGCTGGCGGTGAGCCAGACGCGCACCTCGATATAGACATGTAGGCGTGGCCACGGCTCGCTGCAAAGGGCCGATGGTCAAGTCTTTGTGGCAGCGCCCCGAGCTCGGCGTTGGGGGCCGGAGGGTGCCGAGCTCAGGGCGGCCGGTCTCAGTGCTTTTGAGCGGTGAGCAGCAGGTATTCCCAATCCATCGCGCCGTTCGTCAGGTATTCCTGTGCGAGCTCGGTGAGTTGGGCGTCGAGTTCGGCGGCTAGCACTGCATTGTCGCCGATGTTTGCGTAGGCCTCGATCGTTGGACCGTAATGGCTCTTGAAGTAGTCATGGACGCCCTGGGCGGTGGCGAACCGCTTCACCTCGAGCTGTCTGCGCTCCGTTTTGACGTTGCTGACGCCATCGCCCAGCAGCCCGCGGATGTAGGCCTCGCGTCCCCATAGCGCCGCCGGGGGTAAGGCCGCCGAGAGGCTTGGCCGGTATGGCCTGATGGTGGCTAACATTCGGCCGAAGAAGCCCTCTTGCGTCCAGCTCATCACACCGATCGTCCCGCCGGGCCGGCAAACTCGAACCAGCTCGCTGGCAGCGCGTCGATGGTCTGGCGCAAACATCACGCCGATGGCCGACATCACGACATCGAACTCCCCGTCGCCAAACGGCAGGGCTTGTGCATTGGCTTCCCGGTATTCGAGCGTCAACCCGAGCTCTGCAGCCCTGGCCTGGGAGCGCTGCAACAGCTCCGGCGTCAG is a genomic window containing:
- a CDS encoding MarR family winged helix-turn-helix transcriptional regulator translates to MMATENAAAVDESLDGITDALLTASRLLVAVSAHSIGEVDETITIPQFRTLVILSNRGPVNLATLAGLLGVQPSATGRMVDRLVAAGLIDRLPHPTSRRELLAALTKRGREIVGRVTSQRRAEIARIVEKMPPPERHGLVRALTAFSAAGGEPDAHLDIDM
- a CDS encoding class I SAM-dependent methyltransferase; the encoded protein is MWALGDYALMAEEVMAPLGPILVAATGIRPGVRVLDVAAGSGNISLPAAKTGATIVSTDLTPELLQRSQARAAELGLTLEYREANAQALPFGDGEFDVVMSAIGVMFAPDHRRAASELVRVCRPGGTIGVMSWTQEGFFGRMLATIRPYRPSLSAALPPAALWGREAYIRGLLGDGVSNVKTERRQLEVKRFATAQGVHDYFKSHYGPTIEAYANIGDNAVLAAELDAQLTELAQEYLTNGAMDWEYLLLTAQKH